The following are encoded in a window of Phocoena phocoena chromosome 2, mPhoPho1.1, whole genome shotgun sequence genomic DNA:
- the LOC136119327 gene encoding LOW QUALITY PROTEIN: ribonuclease 7-like (The sequence of the model RefSeq protein was modified relative to this genomic sequence to represent the inferred CDS: deleted 1 base in 1 codon; substituted 1 base at 1 genomic stop codon) produces the protein MAPARAGFCPLLLFLLLGLWMADNPVGAKPRNMTSARWFETQHVXPRPQRCNTATQNINKYSNRCKGLDTFVRECFSGVAATCQTPSITCKRGRKDCHRSQKPVSLTMCNLTSGRYPDCRYKEKQLNAPYFIVACDPPQKGDSRKFKLVPVHLEDVL, from the exons ATGGCACCAGCCAGAGCAGGATTCTGCCCTCTGCTGCTGTTCCTGCTGCTGGGCCTGTGGATGGCCGACAACCCAGTCGGTGCCAAGCCCAGAAACATGACCTCAGCTCGGTGGTTTGAAACTCAGCACGTGTAGCCCAGGCCTCAGAGATGCAACACGGCGACGCAAAACATCAACAAGTACTCCAATCGCTGCAAAGGCCTCGACACCTTCGTGCGTGAATGCTTCTCCGGTGTGGCCGCCACTTGTCAGACACCCAGCATAACCTGCAAGAGAGGCCGTAAAGACTGCCACCGGAGCCAGAAGCCTGTATCCCTGACCATGTGTAACCTCACCTCAGGGAGGTACCCAGACTGCAGGTACAAGGAGAAGCAACTGAATGCTCCTTACTTC ATCGTGGCCTGTGACCCTCCCCAGAAAGGGGACTCTAGGAAATTCAAGCTGGTTCCTGTCCACCTGGAGGATGTCCTTTAG
- the RNASE13 gene encoding probable inactive ribonuclease-like protein 13, translating to MAPPVAQLLFLQPALVENIQLQLAIKNFRTLHIDYPKVNYAKGFRGYCNGLMSYVRGRQQSWYCPKIHYVLHALGTAIKKFCKYSESFCENHNEYCTVTQDSFPITICSLSSKQPPTSCYYTSALTDQRLYLLCSQKYDAEPIDIMGLY from the coding sequence ATGGCACCACCTGTGGCCCAGCTCCTGTTCCTCCAGCCAGCTTTGGTCGAAAACATCCAGCTACAGCTTGCCATCAAGAACTTCCGTACCTTACATATCGACTATCCCAAGGTTAACTACGCAAAGGGTTTCCGGGGCTACTGTAATGGTCTGATGTCCTATGTACGGGGCAGACAACAAAGCTGGTATTGCCCAAAGATCCATTATGTCTTACATGCCCTGGGGACCGCCATCAAGAAGTTCTGCAAGTACAGCGAGAGCTTCTGTGAGAACCACAATGAATATTGTACAGTCACCCAGGACTCCTTCCCCATCACAATCTGCTCCCTGAGCTCCAAGCAGCCACCCACCAGCTGCTACTACACCAGCGCCCTAACCGACCAAAGGCTCTATCTGCTCTGCTCCCAAAAGTATGATGCTGAACCGATAGATATCATGGGCCTCTACTAG
- the TPPP2 gene encoding tubulin polymerization-promoting protein family member 2: MASEAERTFQRFAVFGGSSSSGTEMNNKNFSKLCKDCGIMDDKKVTSTDVDIVFSKVKAKNARTITFQQFQEAMKELGQKKFKGKSPDEALENIYRLMEGKDPATTGVTKAMTVGGVSHLTDTSKYTGTHKERFDQSGKGKGIAGREDMTDNSGYVSGYKGAGTYDKKGSN; the protein is encoded by the exons ATGGCATCAGAAGCAGAAAGAACATTCCAGCGGTTTGCTGTCTTTGGAGGATCGTCAAGCAGTGGCACTGAAATGAACAACAAGAACTTCTCCAAGCTGTGCAAAGACTGTGGCATCATGGATGACAAGAAGGTCACCTCCACTGACGTGGACATCGTGTTCAGCAAAGTCAA GGCCAAGAATGCCCGAACCATCACTTTCCAGCAGTTCCAGGAAGCAATGAAAGAACTGGGCCAGAAGAAGTTCAAGGGGAAAAGCCCGGATGAAGCCCTGGAGAACATTTATAGACTCATGGAGGGCAAGGACCCAGCTACCACCGGTGTTACT AAAGCAATGACAGTGGGAGGGGTGAGCCACCTGACGGACACCAGCAAGTACACGGGCACCCACAAGGAGCGCTTTGACCAGAGCGGCAAGGGCAAAGGCATCGCTGGACGGGAGGACATGACTGACAACTCAGGCTACGTGAGTGGCTACAAGGGTGCTGGCACCTATGATAAGAAGGGCAGCAACTAG
- the NDRG2 gene encoding protein NDRG2 isoform X3, which produces MAELQEVQITEEKPLLPGQTPEVAKEAELAARILLDQGQTHSVETPYGSITFTVYGTPKPKRPAILTYHDVGLNYKSCFQPLFQFADMQEIIQNFVRVHVDAPGMEEGAPVFPLGYQYPSLDQLADMIPCILQYLNFSTIIGVGVGAGAYVLSRYALTHPDTVEGLVLINIDPNAKGWMDWAAHKLTGLTSSIPEMILGHLFSQEELSGNSELIQKYRNIITHAPNLENIELYWNSYNNRRDLNFERGSDITLKCPVMLVVECNSKLDPTQTSFLKMADSGGQPQLTQPGKLTEAFKYFLQGMGYMASSCMTRLSRSRTASLTSAASLDGNRSRSRTLSQSSESGPLPSGPPGHTMEVSC; this is translated from the exons ATGGCGGAGCTGCAGGAGGTGCAGatcacagaggagaagccactgTTGCCGGGGCAGACACCTGAGGTGGCCAAG GAGGCTGAGTTAGCTGCCcgaatcctcctggaccagggacag ACTCACTCTGTGGAGACACCTTATGGCTCCATCACTTTTACTGTCTATGGCACCCCCAAACCCAAACGCCCAGCGATACTCACCTACCACGATGTGGGACTCAACT ATAAATCCTGCTTCCAGCCGCTGTTTCAATTTGCGGATATGCAGGAAATCATTCAGAACTTCGTGCGGGTTCACGTGGATGCCCCTGGAATGGAAGAGGGGGCTCCCGTGTTCCCTTTGGG ATATCAGTACCCATCTCTGGACCAGCTTGCGGACATGATCCCTTGCATCCTGCAGTACTTAAA TTTCTCCACAATAATTGGAGTCGGTGTTGGAGCTGGGGCCTACGTCCTGTCGCGATAtgct CTTACCCACCCGGATACTGTCGAGGGTCTTGTCCTCATCAACATCGATCCCAATGCCAAGGGCTGGATGGACTGGGCAGCCCACAAG CTAACAGGCCTCACCTCTTCCATTCCGGAGATGATCCTTGGACATCTTTTCAGCCAG GAAGAGCTGTCTGGAAATTCTGAGTTGATACAGAAGTATAGAAATATCATTACACATGCCCCCAACCTGGAGAACATTGAACTGTACTGGAACAGCTACAACAA TCGCCGAGACCTGAACTTTGAGCGTGGAAGCGATATCACCCTCAA GTGCCCTGTGATGCTGGTG GTGGAATGTAACTCAAAACTGGACCCCACCCAGACTTCTTTCCTCAAG ATGGCTGACTCCGGAGGTCAGCCCCAGCTGACTCAG CCAGGCAAGCTGACCGAGGCCTTCAAGTACTTCCTGCAAGGCATGGGCTATA TGGCCTCGTCATGCATGACTCGCCTGTCCCGGTCTCGCACAGCCTCCCTGACCAGTGCCGCATCCCTGGATGGCAACCGATCCCGCTCTCGCACCCTGTCCCAGAGCAGCGAGTCTGGGCCTCTCCCTTCAGGGCCCCCAGGGCACACCATGGAGGTCTCCTGTTGA
- the NDRG2 gene encoding protein NDRG2 isoform X6 encodes MAELQEVQITEEKPLLPGQTPEVAKTHSVETPYGSITFTVYGTPKPKRPAILTYHDVGLNYKSCFQPLFQFADMQEIIQNFVRVHVDAPGMEEGAPVFPLGYQYPSLDQLADMIPCILQYLNFSTIIGVGVGAGAYVLSRYALTHPDTVEGLVLINIDPNAKGWMDWAAHKLTGLTSSIPEMILGHLFSQEELSGNSELIQKYRNIITHAPNLENIELYWNSYNNRRDLNFERGSDITLKCPVMLVVGDQAPHEDAVTSFLKMADSGGQPQLTQPGKLTEAFKYFLQGMGYMASSCMTRLSRSRTASLTSAASLDGNRSRSRTLSQSSESGPLPSGPPGHTMEVSC; translated from the exons ATGGCGGAGCTGCAGGAGGTGCAGatcacagaggagaagccactgTTGCCGGGGCAGACACCTGAGGTGGCCAAG ACTCACTCTGTGGAGACACCTTATGGCTCCATCACTTTTACTGTCTATGGCACCCCCAAACCCAAACGCCCAGCGATACTCACCTACCACGATGTGGGACTCAACT ATAAATCCTGCTTCCAGCCGCTGTTTCAATTTGCGGATATGCAGGAAATCATTCAGAACTTCGTGCGGGTTCACGTGGATGCCCCTGGAATGGAAGAGGGGGCTCCCGTGTTCCCTTTGGG ATATCAGTACCCATCTCTGGACCAGCTTGCGGACATGATCCCTTGCATCCTGCAGTACTTAAA TTTCTCCACAATAATTGGAGTCGGTGTTGGAGCTGGGGCCTACGTCCTGTCGCGATAtgct CTTACCCACCCGGATACTGTCGAGGGTCTTGTCCTCATCAACATCGATCCCAATGCCAAGGGCTGGATGGACTGGGCAGCCCACAAG CTAACAGGCCTCACCTCTTCCATTCCGGAGATGATCCTTGGACATCTTTTCAGCCAG GAAGAGCTGTCTGGAAATTCTGAGTTGATACAGAAGTATAGAAATATCATTACACATGCCCCCAACCTGGAGAACATTGAACTGTACTGGAACAGCTACAACAA TCGCCGAGACCTGAACTTTGAGCGTGGAAGCGATATCACCCTCAA GTGCCCTGTGATGCTGGTGGTAGGAGACCAAGCACCCCATGAAGATGCAGTG ACTTCTTTCCTCAAG ATGGCTGACTCCGGAGGTCAGCCCCAGCTGACTCAG CCAGGCAAGCTGACCGAGGCCTTCAAGTACTTCCTGCAAGGCATGGGCTATA TGGCCTCGTCATGCATGACTCGCCTGTCCCGGTCTCGCACAGCCTCCCTGACCAGTGCCGCATCCCTGGATGGCAACCGATCCCGCTCTCGCACCCTGTCCCAGAGCAGCGAGTCTGGGCCTCTCCCTTCAGGGCCCCCAGGGCACACCATGGAGGTCTCCTGTTGA
- the NDRG2 gene encoding protein NDRG2 isoform X4: MAELQEVQITEEKPLLPGQTPEVAKTHSVETPYGSITFTVYGTPKPKRPAILTYHDVGLNYKSCFQPLFQFADMQEIIQNFVRVHVDAPGMEEGAPVFPLGYQYPSLDQLADMIPCILQYLNFSTIIGVGVGAGAYVLSRYALTHPDTVEGLVLINIDPNAKGWMDWAAHKLTGLTSSIPEMILGHLFSQEELSGNSELIQKYRNIITHAPNLENIELYWNSYNNRRDLNFERGSDITLKCPVMLVVGDQAPHEDAVVECNSKLDPTQTSFLKMADSGGQPQLTQPGKLTEAFKYFLQGMGYMASSCMTRLSRSRTASLTSAASLDGNRSRSRTLSQSSESGPLPSGPPGHTMEVSC, from the exons ATGGCGGAGCTGCAGGAGGTGCAGatcacagaggagaagccactgTTGCCGGGGCAGACACCTGAGGTGGCCAAG ACTCACTCTGTGGAGACACCTTATGGCTCCATCACTTTTACTGTCTATGGCACCCCCAAACCCAAACGCCCAGCGATACTCACCTACCACGATGTGGGACTCAACT ATAAATCCTGCTTCCAGCCGCTGTTTCAATTTGCGGATATGCAGGAAATCATTCAGAACTTCGTGCGGGTTCACGTGGATGCCCCTGGAATGGAAGAGGGGGCTCCCGTGTTCCCTTTGGG ATATCAGTACCCATCTCTGGACCAGCTTGCGGACATGATCCCTTGCATCCTGCAGTACTTAAA TTTCTCCACAATAATTGGAGTCGGTGTTGGAGCTGGGGCCTACGTCCTGTCGCGATAtgct CTTACCCACCCGGATACTGTCGAGGGTCTTGTCCTCATCAACATCGATCCCAATGCCAAGGGCTGGATGGACTGGGCAGCCCACAAG CTAACAGGCCTCACCTCTTCCATTCCGGAGATGATCCTTGGACATCTTTTCAGCCAG GAAGAGCTGTCTGGAAATTCTGAGTTGATACAGAAGTATAGAAATATCATTACACATGCCCCCAACCTGGAGAACATTGAACTGTACTGGAACAGCTACAACAA TCGCCGAGACCTGAACTTTGAGCGTGGAAGCGATATCACCCTCAA GTGCCCTGTGATGCTGGTGGTAGGAGACCAAGCACCCCATGAAGATGCAGTG GTGGAATGTAACTCAAAACTGGACCCCACCCAGACTTCTTTCCTCAAG ATGGCTGACTCCGGAGGTCAGCCCCAGCTGACTCAG CCAGGCAAGCTGACCGAGGCCTTCAAGTACTTCCTGCAAGGCATGGGCTATA TGGCCTCGTCATGCATGACTCGCCTGTCCCGGTCTCGCACAGCCTCCCTGACCAGTGCCGCATCCCTGGATGGCAACCGATCCCGCTCTCGCACCCTGTCCCAGAGCAGCGAGTCTGGGCCTCTCCCTTCAGGGCCCCCAGGGCACACCATGGAGGTCTCCTGTTGA
- the NDRG2 gene encoding protein NDRG2 isoform X1, giving the protein MAELQEVQITEEKPLLPGQTPEVAKEAELAARILLDQGQTHSVETPYGSITFTVYGTPKPKRPAILTYHDVGLNYKSCFQPLFQFADMQEIIQNFVRVHVDAPGMEEGAPVFPLGYQYPSLDQLADMIPCILQYLNFSTIIGVGVGAGAYVLSRYALTHPDTVEGLVLINIDPNAKGWMDWAAHKLTGLTSSIPEMILGHLFSQEELSGNSELIQKYRNIITHAPNLENIELYWNSYNNRRDLNFERGSDITLKCPVMLVVGDQAPHEDAVGEQLWGIRCGLIHSASSLLQVECNSKLDPTQTSFLKMADSGGQPQLTQPGKLTEAFKYFLQGMGYMASSCMTRLSRSRTASLTSAASLDGNRSRSRTLSQSSESGPLPSGPPGHTMEVSC; this is encoded by the exons ATGGCGGAGCTGCAGGAGGTGCAGatcacagaggagaagccactgTTGCCGGGGCAGACACCTGAGGTGGCCAAG GAGGCTGAGTTAGCTGCCcgaatcctcctggaccagggacag ACTCACTCTGTGGAGACACCTTATGGCTCCATCACTTTTACTGTCTATGGCACCCCCAAACCCAAACGCCCAGCGATACTCACCTACCACGATGTGGGACTCAACT ATAAATCCTGCTTCCAGCCGCTGTTTCAATTTGCGGATATGCAGGAAATCATTCAGAACTTCGTGCGGGTTCACGTGGATGCCCCTGGAATGGAAGAGGGGGCTCCCGTGTTCCCTTTGGG ATATCAGTACCCATCTCTGGACCAGCTTGCGGACATGATCCCTTGCATCCTGCAGTACTTAAA TTTCTCCACAATAATTGGAGTCGGTGTTGGAGCTGGGGCCTACGTCCTGTCGCGATAtgct CTTACCCACCCGGATACTGTCGAGGGTCTTGTCCTCATCAACATCGATCCCAATGCCAAGGGCTGGATGGACTGGGCAGCCCACAAG CTAACAGGCCTCACCTCTTCCATTCCGGAGATGATCCTTGGACATCTTTTCAGCCAG GAAGAGCTGTCTGGAAATTCTGAGTTGATACAGAAGTATAGAAATATCATTACACATGCCCCCAACCTGGAGAACATTGAACTGTACTGGAACAGCTACAACAA TCGCCGAGACCTGAACTTTGAGCGTGGAAGCGATATCACCCTCAA GTGCCCTGTGATGCTGGTGGTAGGAGACCAAGCACCCCATGAAGATGCAGTG GGAGAGCAACTTTGGGGCATAAGA TGTGGCCTCATTCATTCGGCCTCTTCCTTACTCCAGGTGGAATGTAACTCAAAACTGGACCCCACCCAGACTTCTTTCCTCAAG ATGGCTGACTCCGGAGGTCAGCCCCAGCTGACTCAG CCAGGCAAGCTGACCGAGGCCTTCAAGTACTTCCTGCAAGGCATGGGCTATA TGGCCTCGTCATGCATGACTCGCCTGTCCCGGTCTCGCACAGCCTCCCTGACCAGTGCCGCATCCCTGGATGGCAACCGATCCCGCTCTCGCACCCTGTCCCAGAGCAGCGAGTCTGGGCCTCTCCCTTCAGGGCCCCCAGGGCACACCATGGAGGTCTCCTGTTGA
- the NDRG2 gene encoding protein NDRG2 isoform X2, with protein MAELQEVQITEEKPLLPGQTPEVAKEAELAARILLDQGQTHSVETPYGSITFTVYGTPKPKRPAILTYHDVGLNYKSCFQPLFQFADMQEIIQNFVRVHVDAPGMEEGAPVFPLGYQYPSLDQLADMIPCILQYLNFSTIIGVGVGAGAYVLSRYALTHPDTVEGLVLINIDPNAKGWMDWAAHKLTGLTSSIPEMILGHLFSQEELSGNSELIQKYRNIITHAPNLENIELYWNSYNNRRDLNFERGSDITLKCPVMLVVGDQAPHEDAVVECNSKLDPTQTSFLKMADSGGQPQLTQPGKLTEAFKYFLQGMGYMASSCMTRLSRSRTASLTSAASLDGNRSRSRTLSQSSESGPLPSGPPGHTMEVSC; from the exons ATGGCGGAGCTGCAGGAGGTGCAGatcacagaggagaagccactgTTGCCGGGGCAGACACCTGAGGTGGCCAAG GAGGCTGAGTTAGCTGCCcgaatcctcctggaccagggacag ACTCACTCTGTGGAGACACCTTATGGCTCCATCACTTTTACTGTCTATGGCACCCCCAAACCCAAACGCCCAGCGATACTCACCTACCACGATGTGGGACTCAACT ATAAATCCTGCTTCCAGCCGCTGTTTCAATTTGCGGATATGCAGGAAATCATTCAGAACTTCGTGCGGGTTCACGTGGATGCCCCTGGAATGGAAGAGGGGGCTCCCGTGTTCCCTTTGGG ATATCAGTACCCATCTCTGGACCAGCTTGCGGACATGATCCCTTGCATCCTGCAGTACTTAAA TTTCTCCACAATAATTGGAGTCGGTGTTGGAGCTGGGGCCTACGTCCTGTCGCGATAtgct CTTACCCACCCGGATACTGTCGAGGGTCTTGTCCTCATCAACATCGATCCCAATGCCAAGGGCTGGATGGACTGGGCAGCCCACAAG CTAACAGGCCTCACCTCTTCCATTCCGGAGATGATCCTTGGACATCTTTTCAGCCAG GAAGAGCTGTCTGGAAATTCTGAGTTGATACAGAAGTATAGAAATATCATTACACATGCCCCCAACCTGGAGAACATTGAACTGTACTGGAACAGCTACAACAA TCGCCGAGACCTGAACTTTGAGCGTGGAAGCGATATCACCCTCAA GTGCCCTGTGATGCTGGTGGTAGGAGACCAAGCACCCCATGAAGATGCAGTG GTGGAATGTAACTCAAAACTGGACCCCACCCAGACTTCTTTCCTCAAG ATGGCTGACTCCGGAGGTCAGCCCCAGCTGACTCAG CCAGGCAAGCTGACCGAGGCCTTCAAGTACTTCCTGCAAGGCATGGGCTATA TGGCCTCGTCATGCATGACTCGCCTGTCCCGGTCTCGCACAGCCTCCCTGACCAGTGCCGCATCCCTGGATGGCAACCGATCCCGCTCTCGCACCCTGTCCCAGAGCAGCGAGTCTGGGCCTCTCCCTTCAGGGCCCCCAGGGCACACCATGGAGGTCTCCTGTTGA
- the NDRG2 gene encoding protein NDRG2 isoform X7 yields MAELQEVQITEEKPLLPGQTPEVAKTHSVETPYGSITFTVYGTPKPKRPAILTYHDVGLNYKSCFQPLFQFADMQEIIQNFVRVHVDAPGMEEGAPVFPLGYQYPSLDQLADMIPCILQYLNFSTIIGVGVGAGAYVLSRYALTHPDTVEGLVLINIDPNAKGWMDWAAHKLTGLTSSIPEMILGHLFSQEELSGNSELIQKYRNIITHAPNLENIELYWNSYNNRRDLNFERGSDITLKCPVMLVVGDQAPHEDAVMADSGGQPQLTQPGKLTEAFKYFLQGMGYMASSCMTRLSRSRTASLTSAASLDGNRSRSRTLSQSSESGPLPSGPPGHTMEVSC; encoded by the exons ATGGCGGAGCTGCAGGAGGTGCAGatcacagaggagaagccactgTTGCCGGGGCAGACACCTGAGGTGGCCAAG ACTCACTCTGTGGAGACACCTTATGGCTCCATCACTTTTACTGTCTATGGCACCCCCAAACCCAAACGCCCAGCGATACTCACCTACCACGATGTGGGACTCAACT ATAAATCCTGCTTCCAGCCGCTGTTTCAATTTGCGGATATGCAGGAAATCATTCAGAACTTCGTGCGGGTTCACGTGGATGCCCCTGGAATGGAAGAGGGGGCTCCCGTGTTCCCTTTGGG ATATCAGTACCCATCTCTGGACCAGCTTGCGGACATGATCCCTTGCATCCTGCAGTACTTAAA TTTCTCCACAATAATTGGAGTCGGTGTTGGAGCTGGGGCCTACGTCCTGTCGCGATAtgct CTTACCCACCCGGATACTGTCGAGGGTCTTGTCCTCATCAACATCGATCCCAATGCCAAGGGCTGGATGGACTGGGCAGCCCACAAG CTAACAGGCCTCACCTCTTCCATTCCGGAGATGATCCTTGGACATCTTTTCAGCCAG GAAGAGCTGTCTGGAAATTCTGAGTTGATACAGAAGTATAGAAATATCATTACACATGCCCCCAACCTGGAGAACATTGAACTGTACTGGAACAGCTACAACAA TCGCCGAGACCTGAACTTTGAGCGTGGAAGCGATATCACCCTCAA GTGCCCTGTGATGCTGGTGGTAGGAGACCAAGCACCCCATGAAGATGCAGTG ATGGCTGACTCCGGAGGTCAGCCCCAGCTGACTCAG CCAGGCAAGCTGACCGAGGCCTTCAAGTACTTCCTGCAAGGCATGGGCTATA TGGCCTCGTCATGCATGACTCGCCTGTCCCGGTCTCGCACAGCCTCCCTGACCAGTGCCGCATCCCTGGATGGCAACCGATCCCGCTCTCGCACCCTGTCCCAGAGCAGCGAGTCTGGGCCTCTCCCTTCAGGGCCCCCAGGGCACACCATGGAGGTCTCCTGTTGA
- the NDRG2 gene encoding protein NDRG2 isoform X5, producing MAELQEVQITEEKPLLPGQTPETHSVETPYGSITFTVYGTPKPKRPAILTYHDVGLNYKSCFQPLFQFADMQEIIQNFVRVHVDAPGMEEGAPVFPLGYQYPSLDQLADMIPCILQYLNFSTIIGVGVGAGAYVLSRYALTHPDTVEGLVLINIDPNAKGWMDWAAHKLTGLTSSIPEMILGHLFSQEELSGNSELIQKYRNIITHAPNLENIELYWNSYNNRRDLNFERGSDITLKCPVMLVVGDQAPHEDAVVECNSKLDPTQTSFLKMADSGGQPQLTQPGKLTEAFKYFLQGMGYMASSCMTRLSRSRTASLTSAASLDGNRSRSRTLSQSSESGPLPSGPPGHTMEVSC from the exons ATGGCGGAGCTGCAGGAGGTGCAGatcacagaggagaagccactgTTGCCGGGGCAGACACCTGAG ACTCACTCTGTGGAGACACCTTATGGCTCCATCACTTTTACTGTCTATGGCACCCCCAAACCCAAACGCCCAGCGATACTCACCTACCACGATGTGGGACTCAACT ATAAATCCTGCTTCCAGCCGCTGTTTCAATTTGCGGATATGCAGGAAATCATTCAGAACTTCGTGCGGGTTCACGTGGATGCCCCTGGAATGGAAGAGGGGGCTCCCGTGTTCCCTTTGGG ATATCAGTACCCATCTCTGGACCAGCTTGCGGACATGATCCCTTGCATCCTGCAGTACTTAAA TTTCTCCACAATAATTGGAGTCGGTGTTGGAGCTGGGGCCTACGTCCTGTCGCGATAtgct CTTACCCACCCGGATACTGTCGAGGGTCTTGTCCTCATCAACATCGATCCCAATGCCAAGGGCTGGATGGACTGGGCAGCCCACAAG CTAACAGGCCTCACCTCTTCCATTCCGGAGATGATCCTTGGACATCTTTTCAGCCAG GAAGAGCTGTCTGGAAATTCTGAGTTGATACAGAAGTATAGAAATATCATTACACATGCCCCCAACCTGGAGAACATTGAACTGTACTGGAACAGCTACAACAA TCGCCGAGACCTGAACTTTGAGCGTGGAAGCGATATCACCCTCAA GTGCCCTGTGATGCTGGTGGTAGGAGACCAAGCACCCCATGAAGATGCAGTG GTGGAATGTAACTCAAAACTGGACCCCACCCAGACTTCTTTCCTCAAG ATGGCTGACTCCGGAGGTCAGCCCCAGCTGACTCAG CCAGGCAAGCTGACCGAGGCCTTCAAGTACTTCCTGCAAGGCATGGGCTATA TGGCCTCGTCATGCATGACTCGCCTGTCCCGGTCTCGCACAGCCTCCCTGACCAGTGCCGCATCCCTGGATGGCAACCGATCCCGCTCTCGCACCCTGTCCCAGAGCAGCGAGTCTGGGCCTCTCCCTTCAGGGCCCCCAGGGCACACCATGGAGGTCTCCTGTTGA
- the NDRG2 gene encoding protein NDRG2 isoform X8: MAPPNPNAQRYSPTTMWDSTPLFQFADMQEIIQNFVRVHVDAPGMEEGAPVFPLGYQYPSLDQLADMIPCILQYLNFSTIIGVGVGAGAYVLSRYALTHPDTVEGLVLINIDPNAKGWMDWAAHKLTGLTSSIPEMILGHLFSQEELSGNSELIQKYRNIITHAPNLENIELYWNSYNNRRDLNFERGSDITLKCPVMLVVGDQAPHEDAVVECNSKLDPTQTSFLKMADSGGQPQLTQPGKLTEAFKYFLQGMGYMASSCMTRLSRSRTASLTSAASLDGNRSRSRTLSQSSESGPLPSGPPGHTMEVSC; this comes from the exons ATGGCACCCCCAAACCCAAACGCCCAGCGATACTCACCTACCACGATGTGGGACTCAACT CCGCTGTTTCAATTTGCGGATATGCAGGAAATCATTCAGAACTTCGTGCGGGTTCACGTGGATGCCCCTGGAATGGAAGAGGGGGCTCCCGTGTTCCCTTTGGG ATATCAGTACCCATCTCTGGACCAGCTTGCGGACATGATCCCTTGCATCCTGCAGTACTTAAA TTTCTCCACAATAATTGGAGTCGGTGTTGGAGCTGGGGCCTACGTCCTGTCGCGATAtgct CTTACCCACCCGGATACTGTCGAGGGTCTTGTCCTCATCAACATCGATCCCAATGCCAAGGGCTGGATGGACTGGGCAGCCCACAAG CTAACAGGCCTCACCTCTTCCATTCCGGAGATGATCCTTGGACATCTTTTCAGCCAG GAAGAGCTGTCTGGAAATTCTGAGTTGATACAGAAGTATAGAAATATCATTACACATGCCCCCAACCTGGAGAACATTGAACTGTACTGGAACAGCTACAACAA TCGCCGAGACCTGAACTTTGAGCGTGGAAGCGATATCACCCTCAA GTGCCCTGTGATGCTGGTGGTAGGAGACCAAGCACCCCATGAAGATGCAGTG GTGGAATGTAACTCAAAACTGGACCCCACCCAGACTTCTTTCCTCAAG ATGGCTGACTCCGGAGGTCAGCCCCAGCTGACTCAG CCAGGCAAGCTGACCGAGGCCTTCAAGTACTTCCTGCAAGGCATGGGCTATA TGGCCTCGTCATGCATGACTCGCCTGTCCCGGTCTCGCACAGCCTCCCTGACCAGTGCCGCATCCCTGGATGGCAACCGATCCCGCTCTCGCACCCTGTCCCAGAGCAGCGAGTCTGGGCCTCTCCCTTCAGGGCCCCCAGGGCACACCATGGAGGTCTCCTGTTGA